AATCCGCGATGCAAGGCGAAAACGCAAAGATTCGATGCAAAATTCGGAATAACTTAGGAAAAACTATCCAAAAGTGGTATACTAAGCGTTTTATTTTTGCGCCTCGCTTTTTCTTTCCCGAATTTCTCTTTTTTATTTTCGCTTGCCAAAATCTATATCAATACAAGGCTGAGAGACTTACAGCTACAAAGATAAGTACAACCTCTGGGGAGCAGCTCTGCCATTATTTGCCCCGTAAATTCGTCGGGTCATTTCCATCGAGATTATGCGGAGGGCTGGGGAATCTGCTACTGTTTCGTGGGGATGGTATGATCTATTAATTTTCCGATTTAAATGTGCATTCGAGTTACGGCGCTGTAATAATTTTTAAGATTTTGGATTCTTGtccttctctttcttgcaAGAATTTCTGTTGTTGCACCTCTTGTTTTTTTGGGGCCCCTTCGAAGACCAAACGGAAAAACAATTATTTTCCTCTACAATAAGCACGTCCAAGTATTAAGTTTCAACCCGAGAAAAGCTGATTCTTATTTCTCTGTAAATgtagaaaaaaaaaattgacGTGCATTATTTTTTGCGGGGGTTTGGGCATTGAAAATGTGTAGTAATTAATTGTATGCGCATTATTTCAAATTAACACAAACGTGAAATATTCCCACTATTTACTTTTGATTCTTGCCCACAATGAAACATTTTTACCGTTCGTTTCTAGTTCTTTGCGGATACGGCCAATACCCCACCCCCACTCAAGATGCATAAAGAATATTATTTAATTTTAACATGGGCTGCAATTCACATAGCAAACTATACGCTTTTCTTGCATTAGAAAGATGATCACTTGACGCCTAAGGCATCTCTATAAAAGAAGCAAGGATTCCTTATTGTCCAACTCGTACGTGAACATTTAAATCGTACATCAACGAGACACAAACATAACGGATTTAACAATTCAAGATGTCGACTGAGTACGTtgaagacaacaagaaccCAGATAAGTCAACCACAGTTGGCTCTATCACCAAAAAAATTCTTTCAGATGACTCTTCCACCAACTCGGTAGACGACTATGTCGCCAAGTTTTTGGACATGTCAAATGAAGCCAGAGAAAATGAtaataaagaaaagaacatGCCCCTCAAGGAATGTTTGAGGACTTTCCCTAAGGCTGTTATGTGGTCTATCATCCTTTCCACTGCTATTGTTATGGAAGGTTATGATACCAATCTTTTGAACTCTTTGTTTGGTTTCCCAGCTTTCAACAAAAAGTTTGGTCACTTTGACGAAAGACTTGACAGATACATTATTGAAGCAAGATGGCAAACTGGTTTGAACATGGCTTATAACTGTGGATGTGTTGTTGGTCTTACAATTGCTGGTTTTTTTGCTGATATCTTTGGTTACAGGAAAACTTTGATGACAGCTTTGGCTACTTCCGTCGGTTTgatctttcttcaattcttttctccaAATAAGGAGGTCTTATTGCTTGCTTACGTTCTTTTGGGTATTAACTGGGGATCTTATCAGACTTTAACTGTCACATACGCTTCTGAAGTTGCACCAACAACTTTACGTGTGTATCTTACTACTTATGTTAATGTGTGTTGGGTGTTTGGTCAGTTAATCTCTTCTGGTGTCATCAAGGGAGTTAGTAGTATAAATGACAACCCTAACTCTTACAGAATTCCGTTTGCGGTTCAATGGGTGTGGCCCATCCCATTATTTATTGGTGTCTACTTAGCTCCTGAATCCCCCTGGTTTTTGGTCAAGAGAGGTAGAAACCAGGACGCCAAGAACTCTTTGAAGCGTCTCTTATCTGAAAATCCTAATTTACCTGACAAGGACGCATTGGCTCAAGCTATGTTGACCAAGATTCAAATGACTGTACAAGAGGAGGACTCAGACGACCAAGGTTCATTCAGAGAATGTTTCAGGGGTACcaatttcagaagaaccagagtCGCTGCTATGGCTTGGATGTTGCAAAGTATTACCGGTTCATGTTTGATTGGTTACTCTACTATTTTCTATCAGCAAGCTGGTTTAGCTGTTAGTAtgtctttcaacttctcgatCATCCAATACTGTTTAGGTATTATTGGTACAGTCGGATCCTGGTTTCTTGCTCAGAGAGTAGGTAGATTCAAAATCTACTTCTATGGTCTTTGTGCAATGTTTGTTATCTTAATTATTGTTGGTGGTTTAGGtgtttccaattccaacgGTGCTAAGTGGGGTATTGGTACGctcttgttgattttcaactttgtaTACGATTTGACAATTGGTCCAATGGCTTACTGTATCGTTGCCGAAAttccttcttccaagttaCGTACAAAGACAGTCATGCTTTCCAGAAATTTGTACAACGTTGCCAACATTATCGTTGGTATTGTCACTCCATACATGTTAAGTCCTACTGCTTGGAACTGGAGAGCAAAGACTGGTTTCTTCTGGGCTGGTTTCGCACTTCTTGGTTGTGTCTGGGTTTGGTTTGAATTGCCTGAAACCAAGGACAGAACATATGCTGAATTGGATGTCTTGTTCCAGGACGGTGTTAAGGCTAGAGATTTCAAGCACAccgaagttgaagttttcgATGCCGGTaagttgatggaaaagTTCGGTGAAAATGGAATCAAACATTTTGTAGAACATGTTGACAACAAGGATGACAACAACgaaatctttgaaaaagCTTAATCGACCTTtgagaaatga
This window of the Scheffersomyces stipitis CBS 6054 chromosome 6, complete sequence genome carries:
- the MAL4 gene encoding maltose permease (go_component integral to membrane~go_function transporter activity~go_process transport); its protein translation is MSTEYVEDNKNPDKSTTVGSITKKILSDDSSTNSVDDYVAKFLDMSNEARENDNKEKNMPLKECLRTFPKAVMWSIILSTAIVMEGYDTNLLNSLFGFPAFNKKFGHFDERLDRYIIEARWQTGLNMAYNCGCVVGLTIAGFFADIFGYRKTLMTALATSVGLIFLQFFSPNKEVLLLAYVLLGINWGSYQTLTVTYASEVAPTTLRVYLTTYVNVCWVFGQLISSGVIKGVSSINDNPNSYRIPFAVQWVWPIPLFIGVYLAPESPWFLVKRGRNQDAKNSLKRLLSENPNLPDKDALAQAMLTKIQMTVQEEDSDDQGSFRECFRGTNFRRTRVAAMAWMLQSITGSCLIGYSTIFYQQAGLAVSMSFNFSIIQYCLGIIGTVGSWFLAQRVGRFKIYFYGLCAMFVILIIVGGLGVSNSNGAKWGIGTLLLIFNFVYDLTIGPMAYCIVAEIPSSKLRTKTVMLSRNLYNVANIIVGIVTPYMLSPTAWNWRAKTGFFWAGFALLGCVWVWFELPETKDRTYAELDVLFQDGVKARDFKHTEVEVFDAGKLMEKFGENGIKHFVEHVDNKDDNNEIFEKA